One region of Salvia miltiorrhiza cultivar Shanhuang (shh) chromosome 3, IMPLAD_Smil_shh, whole genome shotgun sequence genomic DNA includes:
- the LOC131018760 gene encoding uncharacterized protein LOC131018760 gives MEELDELRNEAYESARIYKDKVKRLHDRRISHKKHCPRMKVLLFNSRLKLFPGKLKSRWSGSILLKEVFEHGAIEVFNENTKESLRVNGHRVKSYYEHQSPPMVVESQALHDPH, from the coding sequence atggaggagttggatgagctacgcaatgaggcgtatgaAAGTGCAAGgatttacaaggacaaagtgaagcggTTGCACGATCGTCGCATTTCTCACAAGAAGCACTGTCCCAGAATGAAGGTGCTATTGTTCAATTCTAGACTAAAGTTGTTTCCGGGCAAGCTGAAATCTAGATGGAGTGGTTCAATTTTACTAAAGGAGGTGTTTGAGCATGGTGCTATAGAGGTGTTTAATGAGAATACGAAGGAGAGTTTAAGAGTGAACGGCCATAGAGTGAAGTCGTACTATGAGCACCAGAGCCCgccgatggtggtggagtctcaagctctgcacgaTCCTCATTGA